The Mycolicibacterium cosmeticum sequence GCCTTCTACGTGTGCGGGCCTGCAGGCATGATCGACGCCGCCGCAGCAGCCGCACGTGCGCACTCGCCGGCGCCGGAATTCCACAGTGAACGCTTCGGAGCGCCTCCAGTTCTCGACGGCCGGCCGTTCACCATCACTCTGGCTCGTTCGGCGGCCACCATCAACGTGGATGCCGACGAGACCGCTTTGCAGGCCATCCGCCGTGTCCAGCCGAGCGTGAGATATTCGTGCCAGCAGGGCTTCTGCGGAGCGTGCCGCGTTCACGTCCTCGAGGGCGCCGTCGAACACCGTGACCGCGTGCTCACCGTTGCCGAGCAGGCCGACTCCATGATGATCTGCGTCTCACGGGCCACCGAAGACGCGATCGTCATCGATCTTTGAGCCGCAGGCATTGACCGGCATCCAGATTGGACAACCTATGAACGAAGCGACCTCAACCCACGTACGCATCGCCATCATCGGCGCCGGGTTCGGCGGCATCGGTGCCGCGATGCGGCTCAAGGCTTCCGGGAACGCCGATTTCCTCGTGTTCGAGCGGGCCACCGAGGTCGGTGGTACCTGGCAGGCCAACACCTATCCGGGTGCACAATGTGACATCCCGTCGGTCCTTTACTCCTTTTCTTTCGCCCCCAACCCCGACTGGAGCCGGCTCTATCCGCTCCAACAAGAACTCAAGTCCTACATGGAGCAGTGCGTCGACGATGCCGGCATCCGGCCACACCTGCGGCTCAACCACGAAGTCACCCAGGCCGATTGGGACGAGCTCAGCCAGGTGTGGCGCATCGAGGTGGCAGGGGGACGCCACTACACGGCATCGATCGTCATCGCGGCCACCGGTCCGTTCAGCGAACCCTCCATTCCCGCTTTCGAAGGTCTCGACCAATTCGGCGGGCCAGTCTTTCACTCCGCACAATGGCGCCACGATGTTGATCTGCGCGACCGTACCGTCGGCGTCATCGGAACCGGCGCTTCCGCGGTCCAGTTCATACCGCAACTTCAGCCCGAAGCCGCCAAACTCGTGGTCTTCCAGCGGACGCCGACCTGGATCCTTCCCCATCCGGATCGGGCCATCAGTCCGCGGCTGCGGCGGCTGATGCGCCGGGTACCGACCGTACAACGGCTGGCACGATCGCTGGTCGGCGCGGTGCAGGAGGCCATGGTCCCCGGACTGGTCTACTTCCCAAAGCTGCTGTGGCCCATGGCCGCAGTCGGAAGATGGCACCTGCGCCGCCAGGTCCGAAACCCGCGGCTGCGTGAAAACCTTACGCCCCGATATGCTTTCGGCTGCAAGCGTCCCACCTTCTCGAACACCTACTATCCAGCTTTGGCAGCGCCCAACGTCGAGGTCGAGACATCAGCGGTGCATCGCATCACCACGGACGGCATCGAAACCGTCGACGGCACTCACCACCGCCTCGATGCGATCGTCTTCGGAACGGGATTCAAACTCGCCGGCAACGAAGGGTTCACCCGCATCCGTGGGCGCGACGGCAAGAGCCTGGCAGAAGTATGGGCCGGCGGTGAAATGAAGGCACACCTGGGAACCGTCATCCCCGGATTCCCCAACTTCTTCATGATCCTGGGACCGAATTCGGTGGTCTACACCTCTCAGATCGTCACGATCGAAGCCCAGCTGGATTTCGTCCTCGACGCCATCGACCAAATCACCGAGCATCACATCCGAAGCATCGACGTTGCCCCAGATGTCCTGAGGCGATTTGTCGATACCGTCGACCGCCGACTGGCCTCCTCGGTATGGAACTCCGGTGGCTGCCAGAGCTACTACTTGAGCCCCTCGGGCCGTAACTTCACCTTCTGGCCAGGATTCGTGTTCACATTCCGGCGCCGGATGCGGCGATGCCGGCTCGCCGAGTTCGATGTGCGCTACGCCGCAACCCCGCCATCGCAGAACACCGCGGCCCTGGTGGTCGGCCGATGAGCCAGCTCGCACCGATCAAATTGGTGGGCGCCGTGGTTCTCATCACCGGCGCAGCGCAAGGAATCGGATTCCAGGCCGCCGCCCGCTTCCTGCGCGAGGGCGCCCACGTGGTCTTGGTCGACATCGACCAAGACCAACTCGATAAAGCAATAGTCGAACTCGGGGGCCCGACCGCCGCGGCGGTGGCGGCAGTCGCCGATGTCCGTGACGTCGAGGCGTTGCGGTCCGCAGTCGATCTGGCCGTGAGACAGTTCGGCAGGCTTGACATCGTCATCGCCAACGCCGGTGTCACCCCTCCGACAGCGACTCTGCGGACCATCGAACACGAGGCGTTCCGGCGGGTCCTCGACATCAATCTGGTGGGGGCACTCAACACTGTGCGCGCCACCATGGATGCTGTCATCGCCCATGGCGGGCACTTTCAGCTCATCGGATCCTGCGCCGCCTTCGCCCCCGGGATGGGGGGAGCGGCCTACATGATCAGCAAGGCCGGTGTCGAACAGCTCGGCAGAGCCTTGCGGATCGAGCTGGCCTCCCACGATGTCAGTGTCGGCATTTCGTACTTCGGTATCGTCGATACTGCTCTGACACGGTCCACCCTTGACGAGGATCCGATCGGGCGGAGCATCGGTGACCTTCTGCCATGGCCGCTGAACCGCAGGATCGGCGCCGACTACGCGGCATCAACCATCCTGCACGCCGCCCGCACTCGCAAACCCACCAGCATCGTGCCACGAACCTGGACCATCTACGCCTGGCTACGCGGAATCATCAACATTGCCCTCGATCGATGGTTGATGAGCAACGCCGACGTCTCCACAATCATCCGTCGGCTCGAGCAGTGACGCACGGGCATGGCGTCTCGGTTTTCCACCGGACGCTGCGTCTGACCTCAAGCATCGTCGTCCGGCCGCTGTTAGAGCACGCGCACCCGTCCGGGTGGCAACTCCGTGGCTTGCGCACGTTGTTCAGGACCGTCACAGCTGCAGCGTCACTGAGACACGAAACGGCACAGATCACCCAGATTCACGACCTGTCCAACGAGTACGGTCCCATATCAGGCGAGTGGATCAACGCCGCCGGCGTCACCCGGCTCGACACCGTGATCCTCTACCTTCACGGCGGCGGCTACATCTCCACCTCCGCCGCGCATTACCGCGGAATCACCACCCGGCTGTCCGCCATCACCGGACTACCGGTCTTCGCCGCGAATTATCGCTTGGCTCCCGAGAACCGTTATCCCGCGGCGCTCCACGACGCAGTGGCCGCCTACCGCTGGCTGTGCAACAGCGGGGCGCAAGTCGTCGTTGCCGGGGACTCGGCCGGTGCCCACCTGAGCACTGGTCTCACGGTCGAAGCGATCACCGCTGATCTTCCGCTGCCGCGCGCGTTGGTGCTCTTGTCACCGCTGCTGGATATCTCATGTCGGGAAGCCGTCAGCGTAGACCGCTCAACACCTGATCCGCTCATGGCACCCGCCTTCGCCATGGCATGCGCACAGGCCCTCGGAGTCAACAACCGAACCAGGGATCCCCGTGTCGCTCCACTGGAGATGGATGACGGCGTGTGTCGTGGGTTTCCGCCCACCCTCAGCGTAGTCGCGGGGGCGGAGTGCTTCCGCGGTGACGCGGCGCGCCTGCATGAGCGCCTGCTGAGAAACGGTGTCTCCGCCCGCACTTACGAAATGCCTGGACATATCCACGATTTCATGTTGTTCGCCCACACCGGCGCCGCTCGAACAGTACTGCGCTGGACAGCAGACTTCTTGGCAGCACACACTCACACAAGAACGTGGTCCTCGACCGAAGGGCGTGACCGATGACATGGCGACCGACCGAACAACAGGGCGACGCTCTTTTCCAGCACGCCACCATCAAGATCATCGTCGAAGACGAATTTCCCATCCCGGCAAGGCAACTGTGGGACGTACTCGCTGCTGATGACGCCGTGGTGGGATGGAGCGCGCTGGCGACCGCGTCCACATGGGTTGACGGTCGCCGTGGTGTCGGTTCGATCAGAGAGGTGGTCGTCCTTGGATTTCTCGGGGTCCGCGATCATTTCTACCGATGGGACATCGACCGGAGAATGACCTTTGCGGCCGAGGCCACCACCGCCCCGGGCGTCAAGGCCTTCGGTGAAGACTATGTCCTGGATGCAACAGCCACCGGAACCCGGCTCCGGTGGACGGTAGCCATTGACGCCGGTCGCGCGGGACGGCTGCTCGCACCGTTAGCACGTCCCGCACTTCGGATCGTCTTTCGCGCCTTCATGGGCGGTATCCATCAGGTAATCCACCAGCGTACATAGGCCCCGTACCGGAGCCGAGATATCTGCCGGCGCAGCTTCTTCACCCCGCGGAATCCTCGGTCGTGTCCCGGCCCGTGTTCTTCACCTCCGGCCCGCTGACAGGAGGGTGGGTGGAGAACTGGTCAGCGGTGGATACCGGTGGTTCGGAAGCGATTTCGATATGTGCTGGGGGAGACCCCGAGAGCGCGCCGAAAGGCGCGCCGCATGGTGTCTGCAGACCCGAAACCGGCCCGGCGCGCGACGGCTTCTTGTCCGTGATCTCCGGTCGCGAGTAACACTTTCGCCGCCTCGAGCCGCGCCTGTTCGACGAAGCGGGCTGGGGTCAGTCCGACCTGATCGTGAAACATGCGTACCAGGTGCCGTTCGCTGACCACAGCGCGTTCAGCCATCGCGGCGATCGAGTGATCGGCGCCGGGATCGGCGACCACCGCGTCGAGGATCTCGCGCAGTCCGCTCTCGACCGGCAGCGCCGCCTCCGTCCACACGCTGAATTGGGCTTGACCGCCGGGGCGCTGCAAAAAGACCACCATCCAACGCGCCACCCGCCGGGCGACGTCGGGACCGTAATCGCTTTCCACCAGGGCCAGGCCGAGGTCGATGCCCGCGCTGATTCCCGCCCCCGTGATATACGGCCCGTCCTGGACGAACAGCGAGTCCGGTACCACTTCGATCTCGGGATACGCACGGGCCAGCTCCTGGCAGTGCGCCCAGTGTGTGGTCGCCCGGCGGCCGTCGAGTAGACCGAGGGAGGCCAGCACGAATGCACCGGTGCACACCGAGGCAACCCGGCGGGCCCGCGGCGCCAATTCGCCCACCATTTGCAATGCCGCCGCAATGACATCCGGAGTCTGCTCTTCGGGGATATCGTGCTCGCCGGGGGTGAAGGAGAAGTCAGGCGGCACCCCGCCAGGGACGATCAGGGTGTCAAACCGGTCGGGCACCTCGGCCAGTGACATATCGACCTGCAGTGAGACGAACGATGTCGTACGGACGGCCCCGCCCGTCGGCGAGGCCAGGATCACCCGGTACTGTGCTCCAAAATCGTTTGCCCGGGCAAAAATTTCGAGCGGTGCGGCGACATCTTGCAACGTCACTTTGTCGTATAAGGCGAACACGACGATCTTGGGCGCCTTGGTTCCCCGCGCTTTCGCGGGTTGGCGCCCTGCGGCGGACGGCCGCGCTGACCTGCGCGTGTTCGACACCCCGTGACGTCCTTTCCTGGCCCGAGCGGAGGTGACAGTCAACGTAGCGGCAGACCGGTACGACGGCAATGGGCGCAGAGCCCAGAACAGTGCTGAGTCCGAAATTGCGCGATTCGTGTCCGGACCTGACGGGCGAAGCAATCCGCATGTAACAGAGCTGAAACCCACTCGCACAAAGCTGATTTCATCGTATCCCGCTTCACCGTTGAAGCGATCCATCCCCCCAAATTCCTGAAGGTGAGCCATGGATTCTCGGACAGCCTTGACGCTGAGCATCGGCGTGCTCGGCGGCGTGGCAGTCGCATTCACTGCTGAAGTCATCACAGTGCCCATCTGGGTGGTGTTCCTGGCCTGGGCATCGTTCTTCTTTGTCGGAGGCGGCGCGACCGGCTGGGTCCGGTCGGTCTCGTCGAACCTCGTAGGCGTGGTGATCGCTTCGGCCAGTCTGTATGCCGCCCATCTGATGGGTGGCAACCTGCTGGTTACTGCCATTGCGGTGGGCGTCGGCAGTGCAGTCATGGTGCAGGCGTCATGGGTGCCGCTGCTGACTACGACCCCGGCCGTGGTCGTCGGATTCGCCTCCACGGTGTCGACGGTCGCCGGGCGGGGCAATGACATCACCGTGACCACCATCTCGCACCCCGGCTTGGTCGCCGCCGTCGCCTGTGTTCTCGGGGCGTGCTTCGGGCTGCTGTCCGAATACCTGGCCACCGCGATGACGAAGAAGCCGGCTCTCGACACCGCAATGCCGAACACGGAAGGAAGTCCTGCCTGATGAAGTTGCAGCACTATCTGGGCGGCCTGGAGGGGTTACCCGAGCCGCTCATGCTGGAGAAGCGAGTCTTCGTCGAGGACTGGGAGAAACGGATCTTCGGTATCCATGTCGCAATGATGGGATTGTCGAACCACCTTGGGACCGCCTTGCCGGAATATCCCATCGATGAGGTACCCACCGCGTTCAAAGACGAGTGGACTTGGGCTGACCTACGCACCGGCGCAGAGGCGATGAACCCCTTCGACTACTTCAAGTTTCGCTATTACGAGAAGTGGTTGGGCGGTATCACTCAGTTCTTCATCGACAAGGGCTATGTCACCGAAGACGAGCTCGCCGACAGCATCGGCGAGCCAGGTTCGGCGGCCGATACCGAGGATGTTCGCGCGATCGATGATCAGGTGATCGCCTACCTCCGGTATGGCGACAGCCCCCGCCGTGACGTCGCCCATCCGAAGTTCGCGGTCGGCGCGCAGGTGCGCATCACCAACGTTCCTGCCGACGCGCACAGTCGGTTGCCGGGATATCTGCGGGGCCGGATCGGCACCGTGGAACGGATTTTCGAGGGTGATTACGCCTATTTCTGCCATACCGGAGACGGGATCGGTGACCCCATGCCGATATACATCGTCGAGTTCGACCCGGCCGAAATCTGGGGCCCGCGGGCCGAAGGCGGCCCGCTGAAGTTGTATGCCGAGCTATTCGAAGCCTACTTGGCACCGATCGAGGAGGAAGCATGACCGGCCAGTTCGCCTACCCGCCCGACCGTGAGGAGATCAGCGCCAAACAGGTGGCAGCGTTGGAAGCGTTGCTCATCGAAAAGGGGGTGATCACACCGCAGACCGTGGACAAGGTGCTGGCCTACTTCGAGACGGAGATGACGCCGTTGAACGGCAAGAAAATCGTCGTCAAGGCCTGGACCGACCCAGAATTTGCTGCCAAGGTGGTGGTGGACACCCCCGCCGCCGTCGCCGAACTCGATCTGCCCGAAGGCATGGCAGGCGCGGAAGGCGAGCATCTGCAGGCAGTCGCGAACACCTCCGGGGTGCACAATCTGGTGATCTGTACGCTGTGCTCGTGCTTCCCGTGGCCGGTGCTCGGGTTGCCGCCCTACTGGTACAAGGATCCGACGTTCCGGTCCCGGGCAGCCCGTGAACCCCGCAAGGTGCTCGCCGAGGTCGGCCTCGATCTGCCCGCCGATACCGAGATCAAGGTGTGGGACTCCAGCGGGCACTCGCGGTGGTTCGTCATTCCGGAAAGGCCCGCCGGCACGGACGATTTCACCGACGAGATGTTGATGGATCTGGTGACCACCGAGTCGATGATCGGCGTCGCGTTGGCGGGCCCGGCCTCATGAAGCTGCACGACACCTGCACCACCGATCAGGCGGCGCCGCAATTCGACCATGAATGGCAGCGCCGCGCCTTCGGATTGGCGCTCGCGCTTTCCGAGTTCCGACACTACCCCTGGAGTGAATTTCAGGAGACCCTGATCGCGACGATCGGCGAATGGGAGCGGACACCCGAATCCGAACGGGGGCAATGGGAGTACTACGACCACTGGGTCGCGACTCTGGAGAGGCTCGTCGACCGCCACGAGCTGCTGACCGCCCCGCCGCTCACCGATGCCAACGACCACGCACTAGCCCACGACCACGACCATTAGAACTGCGAGGACCTCAGAGATGAACGCTGTCAACCCCGCCCTTGGCGCTCCACACATCGATATGCGTACGGCCGCATCCACTCTGGCCACGCCGCTTCGGCTGACCGTGCTGGCACTGCTTGCGTTGATCGTCTACTACTTCGTCGGTTACGACCAAGGCGCCGTGTCGGTCTTCGGTTCGGACACCCATGTGCACGAGTTCGTGCACGACGCACGCCACCTACTGGGATTCCCATGCCACTGAACGCCGAAATACCGCCCCTCGTCCGGTATCTGGTGCCGGGATTGGCGGGCGGCGTCATTTCTGTCGCGTTCAGCCGGGTGATGATCGAGCCGTTGATCGGCACCGCGGTGGACTACGAGGTGGCCCGTGAGCACGCGCAGGCCCTGCTCACCGGAGATGATCACCTCCACGGCCACGAGCTCTTCAGCCGGTCGGTGCAGGAGAGTCTCGGTGCCGCAGTCGGAATCATCGCCATGGCTGTCGCGATGGGGGTGCTGTTCGCGGTGGCCTACACCGTGCTGCGCACTGTGCTCGCCGCGCTGGGCTTCACCGCCGATTCCACCGGCCTTTCCTTGGTGCTCGCAGGAGCAATGTTTGCGGCGGTCAATTTGGTGCCCGGTCTCAAGTATCCGCCGAACCCGCCCACCGTGGGTCTGGAAGAGACCATTGGAGTGCGAAGTTCGGCTTTCCTGATGGTGACTGTTGTTTCGGTGGTGGGTGCGTGTGTAGCGGTGGCTGCCGGCCTGGCGTTGTCGCGTCGGTGGGGAAGTTGGCCGGCCGCGGCCGTCGCGGTCGGAATTTACGGTGTGGTCATCCTGGCAGCCTTCGCGTGGTTGCCCAGCTTCCATGAGGTTCCGGGACCCATGTCCGGGCCCGCTGGCGTGCTCGTAGACGGCTTCCCCGCCGAGGTACTGGGCGAATTCCGGGTGTATTCGGTGCTCAACCAGGCGTTGATGTGGCTGACGATCGGTGCGACCTGGGGATGCCTGTCGGCGTTGTCATCGTCGACGCTACTCAGGAACCGGCGGAGGGCCGTGGCCGATCGTCACGAGTAGGAGTCCGGCTCAGGATATGGACCGAGCGCTTGCGCTCACCACACAGACGACCACGGCTAGAGAACGGCGGTCTCGCCTATCCGGAACAACCGCGTGCCATTTCCGATTTCGACTGTGCCGCTCAGCCGAGCGCTGCGAGGATCTCGGGGATGGGTCGCAGGTGCTCGTCGAGCAGTGTCGAGGCCAGCTCGGCGTCGCTTGCTTGCAGCGCTGCGATGATGGCGCGGTGCTGGGCGTCGATCTCGGGTGCGCGTTGCGGTCGGATCTGCATGGCTCGCATGGCGACTCGTTCCTGGCGGGATTGTAGGGCGTCGTACAGCTCGACGAGGACCGAGTTGCCGTGGGTGGCGACGATCGCGCGGTGGAAGGCGCGGTCCAGGCGTGCGACGGTGAACCAGTCCTGGTTTTGGCCGGCTTCTTCGATGGCCGCGGCGAGCTCGGTGAGTTCGGCGGGTGGCTGTGTGCCGGCGGCGCAGATGGCCCGTGCGGCATGGCCTTCGATGAGTCGGCGCGACGCGTAGACCTCTTTGAGTTCGCGTGCGGTGACGTTGCGTACCTGGGCGCCGCGGCGCGGCAGTAGGTCGATGAAGCGTTCGGAGTTCAGCCGGTGGAACGCCTCGCGCACGGGGGTGCGTGACGTTCCGACGGACTCCGAGATCCAGGCTTCGTCGAGGAAGCGGCCTCCGGGCAGGGTGCCGCGGATGATTTCGTCGCGCACCCATTCGTACACGCGGTCGCGTGCGGATTGGTTCGAGCCTGGTTCGCTGACCGTGGTCGACACCGGTGAACCCTTCCTGTTGCGGCCTGGGGGGACCGCCCTCAGACTACTGGACACACGGCGTACATCCTGTGTATACACAGAATGTACTGCGTGTGTGGTGCGCGCCACACCCTGTCCAGGTCGAACGAAGGAGCGTTTCCCCATGGCCCCGAACCGTCGGTATGCCATCTGGCTGTCCGGACCCAACACCGCCGCCGCGGAAATCGCCCGTCAGGTGGGCTGCGGCGCCGTGGTCCTCGACATCGAGCACGGCACGTTCGACCTCGCCGCGCTCGAACGCTTCATCCCGCTGTGCAAGGCCATCGGCCTGGAGGTCGTCGCCAAGGTGCTCGGCCCGGAGCGCGGGCCCATCCAGCAGGCGCTCGACTTCGGTGCCGACGTCGTGGCCATCCCGCACGTCGAGAACGTCGCGCACGCTCGCGCGGTCACCGCCTTCGCCAAGTTCCCGCCCCTCGGTGACCGCAGCTTCGCCGGTGGGCGTACATCCGCGTACGGTGGCTTCACCGACGAATGGGTGCGCGAGCAGGACACGCGCACGCGGTGCTATCCGATGATCGAAGACGCGGGCGCCATCGACCAGATTGAGGAGATCCTCGCTCTGGACACCGTGGACGGGATTTTCGTCGGCCCCTCCGACCTGTCGCTGCGCCGCGGCCGCGGCGCCTACACCCGCGAGGCGGGCGACTTCGACGACCTTGCCCGCCTGGCCGCCGCCGCCCGACAGGCAGGCAAGCCATGGGTGCTGCCCGCATGGTCCTCGGAGGAGAAGAAGTTCGCGGTCGAGCACGGCGCGGACCAACTGGTCCTCACCATGGAGCACGGTGCGCTGCTCGCCGGGTTCGCCGCCGCCCACGCCGAAGCCGTCGAACTCGACCGCGTGCCCACCCTCGCCCGGACCGCACCATGACCAGCCCGCGCATGACCAGCTCGCGGACCGCCGAACGCCTCGACGACCTCACCGGACCACCGCCCGGCACCGGCCGCACCCGCTGGTACATCGGCGGCCTGCTCGGCGTCGGGATGTTCGTCAACTACATC is a genomic window containing:
- a CDS encoding flavin-containing monooxygenase codes for the protein MNEATSTHVRIAIIGAGFGGIGAAMRLKASGNADFLVFERATEVGGTWQANTYPGAQCDIPSVLYSFSFAPNPDWSRLYPLQQELKSYMEQCVDDAGIRPHLRLNHEVTQADWDELSQVWRIEVAGGRHYTASIVIAATGPFSEPSIPAFEGLDQFGGPVFHSAQWRHDVDLRDRTVGVIGTGASAVQFIPQLQPEAAKLVVFQRTPTWILPHPDRAISPRLRRLMRRVPTVQRLARSLVGAVQEAMVPGLVYFPKLLWPMAAVGRWHLRRQVRNPRLRENLTPRYAFGCKRPTFSNTYYPALAAPNVEVETSAVHRITTDGIETVDGTHHRLDAIVFGTGFKLAGNEGFTRIRGRDGKSLAEVWAGGEMKAHLGTVIPGFPNFFMILGPNSVVYTSQIVTIEAQLDFVLDAIDQITEHHIRSIDVAPDVLRRFVDTVDRRLASSVWNSGGCQSYYLSPSGRNFTFWPGFVFTFRRRMRRCRLAEFDVRYAATPPSQNTAALVVGR
- a CDS encoding short-chain dehydrogenase/reductase, whose protein sequence is MSQLAPIKLVGAVVLITGAAQGIGFQAAARFLREGAHVVLVDIDQDQLDKAIVELGGPTAAAVAAVADVRDVEALRSAVDLAVRQFGRLDIVIANAGVTPPTATLRTIEHEAFRRVLDINLVGALNTVRATMDAVIAHGGHFQLIGSCAAFAPGMGGAAYMISKAGVEQLGRALRIELASHDVSVGISYFGIVDTALTRSTLDEDPIGRSIGDLLPWPLNRRIGADYAASTILHAARTRKPTSIVPRTWTIYAWLRGIINIALDRWLMSNADVSTIIRRLEQ
- a CDS encoding alpha/beta hydrolase, translated to MVDEQRRRLHNHPSARAVTHGHGVSVFHRTLRLTSSIVVRPLLEHAHPSGWQLRGLRTLFRTVTAAASLRHETAQITQIHDLSNEYGPISGEWINAAGVTRLDTVILYLHGGGYISTSAAHYRGITTRLSAITGLPVFAANYRLAPENRYPAALHDAVAAYRWLCNSGAQVVVAGDSAGAHLSTGLTVEAITADLPLPRALVLLSPLLDISCREAVSVDRSTPDPLMAPAFAMACAQALGVNNRTRDPRVAPLEMDDGVCRGFPPTLSVVAGAECFRGDAARLHERLLRNGVSARTYEMPGHIHDFMLFAHTGAARTVLRWTADFLAAHTHTRTWSSTEGRDR
- a CDS encoding SRPBCC family protein, with amino-acid sequence MTWRPTEQQGDALFQHATIKIIVEDEFPIPARQLWDVLAADDAVVGWSALATASTWVDGRRGVGSIREVVVLGFLGVRDHFYRWDIDRRMTFAAEATTAPGVKAFGEDYVLDATATGTRLRWTVAIDAGRAGRLLAPLARPALRIVFRAFMGGIHQVIHQRT
- a CDS encoding GlxA family transcriptional regulator, with product MVVFALYDKVTLQDVAAPLEIFARANDFGAQYRVILASPTGGAVRTTSFVSLQVDMSLAEVPDRFDTLIVPGGVPPDFSFTPGEHDIPEEQTPDVIAAALQMVGELAPRARRVASVCTGAFVLASLGLLDGRRATTHWAHCQELARAYPEIEVVPDSLFVQDGPYITGAGISAGIDLGLALVESDYGPDVARRVARWMVVFLQRPGGQAQFSVWTEAALPVESGLREILDAVVADPGADHSIAAMAERAVVSERHLVRMFHDQVGLTPARFVEQARLEAAKVLLATGDHGQEAVARRAGFGSADTMRRAFRRALGVSPSTYRNRFRTTGIHR
- a CDS encoding DUF1097 domain-containing protein, which translates into the protein MDSRTALTLSIGVLGGVAVAFTAEVITVPIWVVFLAWASFFFVGGGATGWVRSVSSNLVGVVIASASLYAAHLMGGNLLVTAIAVGVGSAVMVQASWVPLLTTTPAVVVGFASTVSTVAGRGNDITVTTISHPGLVAAVACVLGACFGLLSEYLATAMTKKPALDTAMPNTEGSPA
- the nthB gene encoding nitrile hydratase subunit beta, yielding MKLQHYLGGLEGLPEPLMLEKRVFVEDWEKRIFGIHVAMMGLSNHLGTALPEYPIDEVPTAFKDEWTWADLRTGAEAMNPFDYFKFRYYEKWLGGITQFFIDKGYVTEDELADSIGEPGSAADTEDVRAIDDQVIAYLRYGDSPRRDVAHPKFAVGAQVRITNVPADAHSRLPGYLRGRIGTVERIFEGDYAYFCHTGDGIGDPMPIYIVEFDPAEIWGPRAEGGPLKLYAELFEAYLAPIEEEA
- the nthA gene encoding nitrile hydratase subunit alpha codes for the protein MTGQFAYPPDREEISAKQVAALEALLIEKGVITPQTVDKVLAYFETEMTPLNGKKIVVKAWTDPEFAAKVVVDTPAAVAELDLPEGMAGAEGEHLQAVANTSGVHNLVICTLCSCFPWPVLGLPPYWYKDPTFRSRAAREPRKVLAEVGLDLPADTEIKVWDSSGHSRWFVIPERPAGTDDFTDEMLMDLVTTESMIGVALAGPAS
- a CDS encoding nitrile hydratase accessory protein — translated: MKLHDTCTTDQAAPQFDHEWQRRAFGLALALSEFRHYPWSEFQETLIATIGEWERTPESERGQWEYYDHWVATLERLVDRHELLTAPPLTDANDHALAHDHDH
- a CDS encoding CbtB domain-containing protein produces the protein MNAVNPALGAPHIDMRTAASTLATPLRLTVLALLALIVYYFVGYDQGAVSVFGSDTHVHEFVHDARHLLGFPCH
- a CDS encoding CbtA family protein encodes the protein MPLNAEIPPLVRYLVPGLAGGVISVAFSRVMIEPLIGTAVDYEVAREHAQALLTGDDHLHGHELFSRSVQESLGAAVGIIAMAVAMGVLFAVAYTVLRTVLAALGFTADSTGLSLVLAGAMFAAVNLVPGLKYPPNPPTVGLEETIGVRSSAFLMVTVVSVVGACVAVAAGLALSRRWGSWPAAAVAVGIYGVVILAAFAWLPSFHEVPGPMSGPAGVLVDGFPAEVLGEFRVYSVLNQALMWLTIGATWGCLSALSSSTLLRNRRRAVADRHE
- a CDS encoding GntR family transcriptional regulator, producing MSTTVSEPGSNQSARDRVYEWVRDEIIRGTLPGGRFLDEAWISESVGTSRTPVREAFHRLNSERFIDLLPRRGAQVRNVTARELKEVYASRRLIEGHAARAICAAGTQPPAELTELAAAIEEAGQNQDWFTVARLDRAFHRAIVATHGNSVLVELYDALQSRQERVAMRAMQIRPQRAPEIDAQHRAIIAALQASDAELASTLLDEHLRPIPEILAALG
- a CDS encoding HpcH/HpaI aldolase family protein; its protein translation is MAPNRRYAIWLSGPNTAAAEIARQVGCGAVVLDIEHGTFDLAALERFIPLCKAIGLEVVAKVLGPERGPIQQALDFGADVVAIPHVENVAHARAVTAFAKFPPLGDRSFAGGRTSAYGGFTDEWVREQDTRTRCYPMIEDAGAIDQIEEILALDTVDGIFVGPSDLSLRRGRGAYTREAGDFDDLARLAAAARQAGKPWVLPAWSSEEKKFAVEHGADQLVLTMEHGALLAGFAAAHAEAVELDRVPTLARTAP